Proteins encoded together in one Anopheles darlingi chromosome 3, idAnoDarlMG_H_01, whole genome shotgun sequence window:
- the LOC125957216 gene encoding sensory neuron membrane protein 2 isoform X1, whose translation MVQWTLIWAGIGAMMAASGALLGWVVFPRAVHEKVIENTELRQGTDQFKRWEALPQPLDFKVYIFNVTNPYEVMQGRRPKVVEVGPYIYFQYRQKDNIRFSRDRSKVHFSQQQIYVFDAESSYPLTENDELTVLNMHMNSILQIIDNQAKETITNFRSDVNNTLEKIPVVRVIKRIIERTTPIQSILQIAEDETYDSLRLINVELNRIFGRPDTMFLRTTPKQFLFDGVPFCVNVIGIAKAICKEIEKRNTKTIRTMPDGSLRFSFFSHKNMTDDGMFTINTGIKDPARTQMIELWNGRTSLDVWNNRSTGPSSRCNKIHGTDGSGYPPFRKEIEKMTIFSTDICRTVDIKLSGTSSYEGIPALRYEIDNNFVNEIGPQYGNDCYCVNKIPKSIVKSNGCLYRGALDLSNCFDAPVVLTLPHMLGAAEEYTALIDGLDPDPERHQIFVDVEPYTGTPLNGGKRVQFNMFLRRIDAIKLTDRLQPTLFPVIWIDEGIALNEDMVKLIDDSLMKVLSLLDIVQWVLIGVGLLLATLLPIVFFVKRCRGDGDRTVSPAVTATTSAASLSTAVNK comes from the exons AACACAGAGCTACGCCAAGGGACGGATCAGTTCAAGCGGTGGGAGGCTCTACCACAGCCGCTTGACTTCAAGGTCTACATATTCAACGTCACCAATCCGTACGAGGTGATGCAAGGACGTCGACCAAAGGTGGTCGAAGTGGGACCCTACATTTACTT TCAATACCGCCAAAAGGATAATATCCGATTTAGCCGTGATCGGTCGAAAGTGCATTTCAGTCAACAGCAGATTTACGTGTTTGATGCCGAATCGTCCTACCCGTTGACGGAAAACGATGAGCTGACGGTGTTGAACATGCACATGAAC AGCATTTTACAAATTATCGATAACCAAGCAAAGGAAACGATCACCAATTTTCGTTCCGACGTGAACAACACGCTCGAGAAAATCCCGGTTGTTCGAGTCATTAAACGGATCATCGAGCGCACCACGCCGATCCAA TCTATTTTGCAAATCGCTGAAGATGAAACGTACGATAGCTTACGACTGATCAACGTTGAGCTGAACCGCATCTTTGGCCGACCGGATACGATGTTCCTGCGGACGACACCGAAGCAGTTCCTGTTCGATGGCGTCCCGTTCTGCGTGAACGTGATCGGTATTGCGAAAGCCATCTGCAAGGAGATCGAGAAGCGAAATACCAAAACGATCCGCACTATGCCGGATGGTAGCTTGCggttttccttcttcagcCAT AAAAATATGACCGACGATGGAATGTTTACCATCAATACGGGTATCAAGGATCCGGCCCGGACGCAGATGATCGAACTGTGGAATGGAAGGACTTCATTGGACGTTTGGAACAACCGAAGCACTGGACCATCTTCACGTTGCAACAAGATCCACGGCACCGATGGTTCGGGGTATCCTCCGTTCcgaaaagaaatcgaaaagatGACTATCTTCAGCACGGATATATGCCG AACGGTTGATATCAAACTATCGGGTACGTCGTCGTACGAGGGAATTCCTGCGCTACGGTACGAGATCGACAACAATTTTGTGAACGAAATCGGCCCACAGTACGGCAATGATTGCTATTGCGTGAACAAAATTCCAAAATCGATCGTCAAATCCAACGGTTGCCTGTACCGGGGTGCGCTCGATCTATCCAACTGCTTCG ATGCACCGGTTGTGCTAACACTTCCCCATATGCTCGGTGCAGCCGAGGAGTATACGGCACTGATCGATGGTttggacccggacccggagcgTCATCAAATCTTCGTGGATGTAGAACCG TACACCGGAACACCGCTGAACGGAGGCAAACGGGTACAGTTTAACATGTTTCTCCGGCGAATCGATGCGATCAAGCTGACGGATCGGTTACAGCCGACCCTGTTTCCGGTCATCTGGATCGACGAAGGCATCGCGCTCAACGAGGACATGGTGAAGCTGATCGACGATAGCCTGATGAAGGTGCTCAGTCTGCTGGACATCGTGCAGTGGGTGCTGATCGGTGTGGGGCTCCTGCTGGCCACGCTGCTACCGATCGTGTTCTTTGTGAAACGATGCCGCGGTGACGGCGACCGGACGGTGAGTCCTGCCGTGACGGCGACCACAAGTGCGGCCAGCCTTTCGACGGCGGTCAACAAATGA
- the LOC125957216 gene encoding sensory neuron membrane protein 2 isoform X2, with amino-acid sequence MVQWTLIWAGIGAMMAASGALLGWVVFPRAVHEKVIENTELRQGTDQFKRWEALPQPLDFKVYIFNVTNPYEVMQGRRPKVVEVGPYIYFQYRQKDNIRFSRDRSKVHFSQQQIYVFDAESSYPLTENDELTVLNMHMNSILQIAEDETYDSLRLINVELNRIFGRPDTMFLRTTPKQFLFDGVPFCVNVIGIAKAICKEIEKRNTKTIRTMPDGSLRFSFFSHKNMTDDGMFTINTGIKDPARTQMIELWNGRTSLDVWNNRSTGPSSRCNKIHGTDGSGYPPFRKEIEKMTIFSTDICRTVDIKLSGTSSYEGIPALRYEIDNNFVNEIGPQYGNDCYCVNKIPKSIVKSNGCLYRGALDLSNCFDAPVVLTLPHMLGAAEEYTALIDGLDPDPERHQIFVDVEPYTGTPLNGGKRVQFNMFLRRIDAIKLTDRLQPTLFPVIWIDEGIALNEDMVKLIDDSLMKVLSLLDIVQWVLIGVGLLLATLLPIVFFVKRCRGDGDRTVSPAVTATTSAASLSTAVNK; translated from the exons AACACAGAGCTACGCCAAGGGACGGATCAGTTCAAGCGGTGGGAGGCTCTACCACAGCCGCTTGACTTCAAGGTCTACATATTCAACGTCACCAATCCGTACGAGGTGATGCAAGGACGTCGACCAAAGGTGGTCGAAGTGGGACCCTACATTTACTT TCAATACCGCCAAAAGGATAATATCCGATTTAGCCGTGATCGGTCGAAAGTGCATTTCAGTCAACAGCAGATTTACGTGTTTGATGCCGAATCGTCCTACCCGTTGACGGAAAACGATGAGCTGACGGTGTTGAACATGCACATGAAC TCTATTTTGCAAATCGCTGAAGATGAAACGTACGATAGCTTACGACTGATCAACGTTGAGCTGAACCGCATCTTTGGCCGACCGGATACGATGTTCCTGCGGACGACACCGAAGCAGTTCCTGTTCGATGGCGTCCCGTTCTGCGTGAACGTGATCGGTATTGCGAAAGCCATCTGCAAGGAGATCGAGAAGCGAAATACCAAAACGATCCGCACTATGCCGGATGGTAGCTTGCggttttccttcttcagcCAT AAAAATATGACCGACGATGGAATGTTTACCATCAATACGGGTATCAAGGATCCGGCCCGGACGCAGATGATCGAACTGTGGAATGGAAGGACTTCATTGGACGTTTGGAACAACCGAAGCACTGGACCATCTTCACGTTGCAACAAGATCCACGGCACCGATGGTTCGGGGTATCCTCCGTTCcgaaaagaaatcgaaaagatGACTATCTTCAGCACGGATATATGCCG AACGGTTGATATCAAACTATCGGGTACGTCGTCGTACGAGGGAATTCCTGCGCTACGGTACGAGATCGACAACAATTTTGTGAACGAAATCGGCCCACAGTACGGCAATGATTGCTATTGCGTGAACAAAATTCCAAAATCGATCGTCAAATCCAACGGTTGCCTGTACCGGGGTGCGCTCGATCTATCCAACTGCTTCG ATGCACCGGTTGTGCTAACACTTCCCCATATGCTCGGTGCAGCCGAGGAGTATACGGCACTGATCGATGGTttggacccggacccggagcgTCATCAAATCTTCGTGGATGTAGAACCG TACACCGGAACACCGCTGAACGGAGGCAAACGGGTACAGTTTAACATGTTTCTCCGGCGAATCGATGCGATCAAGCTGACGGATCGGTTACAGCCGACCCTGTTTCCGGTCATCTGGATCGACGAAGGCATCGCGCTCAACGAGGACATGGTGAAGCTGATCGACGATAGCCTGATGAAGGTGCTCAGTCTGCTGGACATCGTGCAGTGGGTGCTGATCGGTGTGGGGCTCCTGCTGGCCACGCTGCTACCGATCGTGTTCTTTGTGAAACGATGCCGCGGTGACGGCGACCGGACGGTGAGTCCTGCCGTGACGGCGACCACAAGTGCGGCCAGCCTTTCGACGGCGGTCAACAAATGA
- the LOC125957203 gene encoding uncharacterized protein LOC125957203, whose translation MMLVYEMPVLQTIVAIVWIVAGVDGTQPLSRCEVARELTLQHVPEEQIGDWLCIAEHGAGYSRSVANLRFKRFGGSGYYGLFQISDRYACTRYGSICGLETCEALLDDELEDDIECMLKIHAAYARELGDGFAAWPIHKTACRGEGLAWRRTVPYADCLNEEVVRVQAYFKRKRAKGKKTANLALAPPPSATGKVYERCELALELRDRHRMPMEQIATWVCIAYHESRFNTSAEGRLNADGSGDHGLFQISDIYWCSTDTGRPAAKACRVTCDAMRDNDIEDDIRCIRMIYDEHQRISGDGFTAWTVYRPYCAGREDSFVHNCFTAAAGDIQHPTTAIRPRPGIVAPVVPTRSRTPAHTGHTYGKVYDRCELANDLLHKFHFPRDQIATWVCIAYHESRFNTSAEGRLNADGSGDHGLFQISDIYWCSPPGQGWACGVSCDALKDSDISDDVRCVRTIYEEHQRLSGDGFTAWSVYKPYCGVDRTEEFVRGCFGEDAPGATQSTVLPRPAITAPASRPAARDRPVTSLPGRVFDRCELAQELHLRQGLPLDEAATWLCIAKYQSNFNSSAIGYGPDGVQYHGMFQLSDEYWCSPPGRGWVCGVTCERLRDGDLTDDLACMRHIFEEHQRISGDGYNAWAAYQPHCKGRATALLEGCFEEGENAIIPTPPTTRRPIAPPKNGPRGKIYQRCELAQELYYRHGLPYDQIATWVCIAHRESNYNVSAIGRLNADGSEDHGLFQISDIYWCSPPGKGWVCGLPCSDLEDNDLTDDIECMRTIYEEHTRLSGDGFNAWAVYRPYCKGRSDHYIEGCFPEATTTIDEEPLTTSRIITDQTTNQRTVTTTARSWTTSQRLTTASTAARTRSTTRRWTSSTTTPPPTTSIIPEIGTRKQSETTTIPPATTTTTAAAAAGKMTKSTTSLYEFYLHHFGRRPTITTAKPVYTFKPFASRLRASPGTTSATNTATLPPVTTTRYREDFNRWFQGA comes from the coding sequence ATGATGCTCGTGTACGAGATGCCGGTGCTGCAGACGATCGTAGCGATCGTGTGGATTGTCGCGGGTGTCGATGGTACTCAACCGTTGTCCCGGTGTGAGGTGGCTCGCGAGTTAACGCTTCAGCATGTCCCGGAGGAGCAGATAGGTGATTGGTTGTGTATCGCGGAACATGGCGCCGGTTACAGCCGATCGGTCGCTAATCTACGCTTCAAGCGCTTCGGTGGCAGTGGCTATTATGGGTTGTTTCAGATCAGCGATCGATACGCCTGCACCCGGTACGGTTCGATCTGTGGTCTCGAGACATGCGAGGCGCTACTGGACGACGAGCTGGAGGACGATATCGAATGTATGCTCAAGATTCATGCTGCGTACGCCCGGGAGCTGGGCGATGGATTCGCTGCCTGGCCTATCCACAAGACGGCCTGCCGGGGTGAGGGACTGGCGTGGCGCAGAACCGTCCCCTACGCCGACTGTCTGAACGAGGAGGTCGTACGGGTGCAGGCGTACTTTAAGCGTAAGCGGGCCAAGGGAAAGAAGACGGCTAACCTTGCCCTTGCGCCTccaccatcggccaccggtAAGGTGTACGAGCGCTGTGAATTGGCCTTGGAGTTGCGCGATCGGCATCGAATGCCGATGGAGCAAATAGCGACCTGGGTGTGCATCGCGTACCACGAAAGTCGCTTCAATACGTCCGCCGAGGGAAGATTAAACGCGGACGGTAGTGGCGATCATGGACTGTTCCAGATTAGTGACATCTACTGGTGCTCCACGGATACGGGCCGACCGGCGGCGAAAGCATGCCGGGTAACGTGTGACGCCATGCGTGATAACGACATCGAGGACGATATCCGGTGCATTCGGATGATCTACGATGAGCATCAGCGGATTTCGGGCGATGGTTTCACTGCCTGGACCGTGTATCGACCGTATTGTGCCGGGCGGGAGGATAGCTTCGTGCATAACTGCTTCACTGCTGCCGCGGGCGACATCCAACATCCAACTACGGCCATCAGGCCACGGCCTGGCATTGTCGCTCCGGTGGTACCGACAAGATCACGTACACCAGCGCACACCGGGCATACGTACGGAAAGGTGTACGATCGGTGTGAGCTGGCAAATGATCTGTTACACAAGTTCCACTTTCCACGGGATCAAATAGCGACCTGGGTGTGCATCGCGTACCACGAAAGTCGCTTTAACACGTCCGCCGAGGGCAGATTGAATGCGGATGGAAGTGGTGATCATGGGTTGTTCCAGATTAGTGACATTTATTGGTGCTCACCACCGGGTCAAGGCTGGGCTTGCGGTGTATCCTGTGACGCACTGAAGGACTCGGACATTAGCGATGATGTGCGGTGTGTCCGGACGATCTACGAGGAGCATCAACGGCTTTCGGGTGATGGATTCACCGCTTGGTCTGTTTACAAACCGTACTGTGGTGTTGACCGAACGGAGGAGTTCGTCCGGGGATGCTTTGGTGAAGATGCGCCTGGAGCAACGCAATCAACGGTTTTGCCTCGTCCAGCGATCACTGCGCCAGCGTCTCGACCGGCTGCAAGAGACCGGCCAGTGACCTCACTGCCCGGACGGGTGTTTGATCGCTGTGAGCTTGCGCAAGAGTTGCACCTACGCCAAGGACTTCCACTCGATGAAGCGGCTACCTGGTTGTGCATTGCCAAGTATCAATCCAACTTCAACTCTTCGGCCATCGGGTACGGTCCCGACGGGGTCCAGTATCATGGTATGTTCCAGCTAAGCGACGAGTATTGGTGTTCACCTCCGGGGCGTGGTTGGGTTTGTGGTGTTACGTGCGAACGGCTCCGGGATGGGGATCTGACCGATGATCTGGCCTGTATGCGTCACATCTTCGAGGAGCATCAACGCATTTCGGGCGATGGTTATAATGCCTGGGCTGCCTATCAACCGCATTGCAAGGGACGAGCTACGGCGCTGCTCGAGGGATGTTTTGAAGAAGGTGAGAACGCCATCATTCCCACACCACCGACTACTCGACGGCCAATTGCACCGCCCAAAAATGGACCCCGGGGGAAGATCTATCAACGGTGCGAGCTGGCTCAGGAGCTGTACTATCGTCATGGATTACCGTACGATCAGATCGCTACCTGGGTGTGCATTGCGCACCGGGAGTCGAACTACAACGTATCGGCCATTGGCCGACTGAATGCGGATGGTAGCGAGGATCACGGGTTGTTCCAGATCAGTGACATCTACTGGTGCTCTCCACCGGGGAAGGGTTGGGTGTGTGGGTTGCCGTGTTCCGATCTCGAGGATAATGATCTGACCGACGATATCGAGTGTATGCGAACGATCTACGAAGAGCATACGCGGCTCTCGGGCGATGGTTTCAATGCCTGGGCCGTCTATCGACCGTACTGTAAGGGTCGTTCGGATCACTACATTGAAGGATGCTTCCcggaggccaccaccaccatcgatgagGAGCCATTGACCACCAGCAGAATCATCACCGATCAAACGACGAACCAACGTACCGTTACTACCACGGCAAGGTCATGGACAACGTCGCAACGACTCACGACGGCATCGACTGCAGCCCGAACACGCAGCACCACTCGTCGTTGgacgagcagcaccaccacaccaccgccaaccaccagcatcatacCGGAAATAGGCACCCGAAAACAATCGGAAACGACAACGATACCAcctgccactaccactactactgctgctgctgctgctggtaagaTGACCAAGTCGACTACGAGTTTGTACGAGTTCTATCTTCATCACTTTGGACGGCGAccgaccatcaccactgccAAGCCGGTGTACACCTTCAAACCGTTCGCCTCGCGTCTCCGGGCATCACCGGGCACCACAAGTGCCACGAACACCGCAACACTGCCCCCAGTAACGACCACTCGCTATCGAGAGGACTTTAATCGATGGTTTCAGGGTGCGTAA
- the LOC125957230 gene encoding melanization protease 1-like isoform X1 encodes MAFGKVANVLLIAVHVCNALFQSVGESDDINWSLLPTTDCGQKVSNRISNDSMTFPFEYPWMVLLRYSWNGQMLDIGGGSLINHRYVLTAAHSVRTQGNMKLSKVRLGEHDRSKDIDCVVYANGEERCADPPLDVDVESTVLHSEYKRSNRFQHDIALIRMAQDVAYSDSIKPICLPIREDVRSKILPEYILTGWSVTEQTTPSRARLLQRVLKHMSIPESQRKLKENSIRSNVSEKYQMSTGNVFQVDSCGDFSGAPLGFNVDLVGDRFVQYGIASSGVNSCIQRLSTVPAIYTRVSSYMNWIVKNMKP; translated from the exons ATGGCGTTTGGAAAAGTGGCGAATGTGCTGTTGATAGCTGTTCATGTGTGCAATGCTTTGTTCC AATCGGTCGGCGAGAGTGATGACATAAACTGGAGCCTGTTACCGACGACAGATTGTGGCCAGAAGGTGAGCAACAGAATCTCGAATGACAGTATGACTTTCCCCTTCGAATACCCGTGGATGGTGCTTCTGCGCTACAGCTGGAATGGTCAGATGCTGGATATTGGAGGAGGGTCGTTGATCAACCACCGCTACGTGTTGACGGCAGCACACAGCGTGCGAACACAGGGCAATATGAAGCT GTCTAAAGTACGTCTTGGTGAGCACGATAGATCTAAAGATATCGATTGCGTTGTGTATGCAAACGGTGAAGAGAGATGTGCCGATCCTCCTCTCGATGTGGACGTAGAATCGACGGTCTTACATAGCGAGTACAAAAGATCGAATCGTTTCCAGCATGACATAGCATTGATTCGGATGGCGCAAGATGTTGCATACAGTG ATTCCATCAAACCCATCTGCCTACCGATCAGAGAGGATGTTCGAAGTAAAATTCTACCGGAATACATCCTGACTGGCTGGAGTGTGACTGAGCAGACGACCCCATCCAGAGCCAGATTACTGCAGAGAGTTCTGAAGCATATGTCCATACCAGAAAGTCAACGGAAActaaaagaaaattcaatcaGATCAAACGTCTCAGAGAAGTATCAAATGAGCACTGGAAACGTATTTCAGGTTGATTCTTGCGGAGATTTTAGCGGAGCACCGTTAGGTTTCAACGTCGATCTAGTCGGTGACCGATTTGTCCAATACGGAATTGCATCTTCCGGGGTAAATTCTTGCATTCAACGATTATCAACTGTACCGGCAATTTACACTCGTGTCTCTAGCTACATGAACTGGATAGTGAAGAACATGAAACCGTAA
- the LOC125957230 gene encoding serine protease grass-like isoform X2 gives MAFGKVANVLLIAVHVCNALFQSVGESDDINWSLLPTTDCGQKVSNRISNDSMTFPFEYPWMVLLRYSWNGQMLDIGGGSLINHRYVLTAAHSVRTQGNMKLSKVRLGEHDRSKDIDCVVYANGEERCADPPLDVDVESTVLHSEYKRSNRFQHDIALIRMAQDVAYNSIKPICLPIREDVRSKILPEYILTGWSVTEQTTPSRARLLQRVLKHMSIPESQRKLKENSIRSNVSEKYQMSTGNVFQVDSCGDFSGAPLGFNVDLVGDRFVQYGIASSGVNSCIQRLSTVPAIYTRVSSYMNWIVKNMKP, from the exons ATGGCGTTTGGAAAAGTGGCGAATGTGCTGTTGATAGCTGTTCATGTGTGCAATGCTTTGTTCC AATCGGTCGGCGAGAGTGATGACATAAACTGGAGCCTGTTACCGACGACAGATTGTGGCCAGAAGGTGAGCAACAGAATCTCGAATGACAGTATGACTTTCCCCTTCGAATACCCGTGGATGGTGCTTCTGCGCTACAGCTGGAATGGTCAGATGCTGGATATTGGAGGAGGGTCGTTGATCAACCACCGCTACGTGTTGACGGCAGCACACAGCGTGCGAACACAGGGCAATATGAAGCT GTCTAAAGTACGTCTTGGTGAGCACGATAGATCTAAAGATATCGATTGCGTTGTGTATGCAAACGGTGAAGAGAGATGTGCCGATCCTCCTCTCGATGTGGACGTAGAATCGACGGTCTTACATAGCGAGTACAAAAGATCGAATCGTTTCCAGCATGACATAGCATTGATTCGGATGGCGCAAGATGTTGCATACA ATTCCATCAAACCCATCTGCCTACCGATCAGAGAGGATGTTCGAAGTAAAATTCTACCGGAATACATCCTGACTGGCTGGAGTGTGACTGAGCAGACGACCCCATCCAGAGCCAGATTACTGCAGAGAGTTCTGAAGCATATGTCCATACCAGAAAGTCAACGGAAActaaaagaaaattcaatcaGATCAAACGTCTCAGAGAAGTATCAAATGAGCACTGGAAACGTATTTCAGGTTGATTCTTGCGGAGATTTTAGCGGAGCACCGTTAGGTTTCAACGTCGATCTAGTCGGTGACCGATTTGTCCAATACGGAATTGCATCTTCCGGGGTAAATTCTTGCATTCAACGATTATCAACTGTACCGGCAATTTACACTCGTGTCTCTAGCTACATGAACTGGATAGTGAAGAACATGAAACCGTAA